In Desulforegula conservatrix Mb1Pa, the DNA window TGATTCTTGCGATTGGCCAGCCAGTTTCCGAGGCGATTTCAGCTGCTGAAATTCTGGCTGGAAAGAATATTTCGGCATGCGTGGTTAATGCAAGGTCTGTGAAACCACTTGACACAGATCTCATTTGTGAACTTGCAGCAAAAACGCCCAGAATCATCACCATCGAGGATCATGTCAGAATGGGCGGGTTCGGAAGCGCAGTGCTCGAATGCCTTGCTGACAATGGCATTACAGGCATCACAATCGAACGCATCGGATATCCGGACAGATTCATTGAACATGGCAGCCAGATGGAACTCAGGCAGAAATACGGCATATCTGCCAACGGCATAGTCGACGCCTCGCTAAGGCTGCTGAACAGATGAAACCAATCAAGGAGAGGCTTGACATAATTCTGTTTGAAAGAGGACTTTCCCAAAGCAGACAGAGGGCGCAGGCCATAATCATGTCTGGAAGAGTTCTTGTCGATAATGAGCCTGTTGACAAACCCGGCACAAAAGTGATGAAAGATTCGGAAATCAGAATCAAAGGCGACGATGACTGCCCTTTTGTAAGCAGGGGCGGCCTTAAAATCCAGCATGCCATTGACACCTTCGGAATGGATGTAACAGGACTTGTATGCATGGATATTGGCGCATCTACAGGAGGTTTCACTGATTGTCTTATTCAAAGAGGCGCAAAAAAAGTTTTTGCTGTTGATGTTGGATATGGCCAGCTCGCCTGGAAACTGAGACAGGATGAAAGGGTCATTTCAATAGAAAGAACAAACATAAGACATATGCCGCTTGAGATCATCGGCGAACCAGTCGATCTTGCAGCAATAGATACGTCGTTCATCTCCCTCAGAATTGTTTTACCTGCTGTATTGAAGTTTCTTAAAAAACATGCAATTATACTGGCTCTGATCAAACCTCAGTTCGAGGTAGGAAAAGAGAACGTCGGTAAAGGCGGAGTCGTAAGAGATTCTGCCCTGCATGATGAAGTTGTATCTGATTTAACCAGTTTTTTCAGCG includes these proteins:
- a CDS encoding TlyA family RNA methyltransferase; amino-acid sequence: MKPIKERLDIILFERGLSQSRQRAQAIIMSGRVLVDNEPVDKPGTKVMKDSEIRIKGDDDCPFVSRGGLKIQHAIDTFGMDVTGLVCMDIGASTGGFTDCLIQRGAKKVFAVDVGYGQLAWKLRQDERVISIERTNIRHMPLEIIGEPVDLAAIDTSFISLRIVLPAVLKFLKKHAIILALIKPQFEVGKENVGKGGVVRDSALHDEVVSDLTSFFSETGLEVKGITSSPILGPKGNKEFLILLGYH